A region of Streptomyces deccanensis DNA encodes the following proteins:
- a CDS encoding ABC transporter permease has product MSVVPAEILPGKALAVEERVARGAAELGPRARLWPSLCAVYRAQLSRARVARIPLLFVATFQSIGIMILMRGVVDGGAEAHAVVAGSSVLVVAFVALNLLAQYFGQLRSSGGLDHYATLPVPPAAVVLGAAGAYASFTVPGTVVTAVFGCVLFGLPLTHLWVLAAVIPLAGAALAGLGAALGLLAPRPELATVLGQLGMSAALLLGVLPADRMPGFVQFARDLLPSTYGVEAFARTFGPNPDWAFVLGNLAVCAGVGVVSLAVATWAYRRAAVR; this is encoded by the coding sequence GTGAGTGTCGTACCCGCCGAGATCCTGCCGGGCAAGGCCCTGGCGGTGGAGGAGCGCGTGGCGCGCGGAGCCGCCGAGCTCGGGCCCCGCGCGCGCCTGTGGCCGTCGCTCTGCGCGGTGTACCGGGCGCAGCTGTCCCGGGCGCGGGTCGCGCGGATCCCGCTGCTGTTCGTCGCCACCTTCCAGTCGATCGGGATCATGATCCTGATGCGCGGGGTGGTGGACGGCGGCGCCGAGGCGCACGCCGTGGTCGCCGGTTCGTCGGTGCTCGTCGTCGCGTTCGTCGCCCTGAACCTGCTGGCCCAGTACTTCGGGCAGCTGCGGTCCAGCGGCGGGCTCGACCACTACGCGACCCTGCCCGTCCCGCCGGCGGCCGTGGTGCTGGGCGCGGCGGGGGCGTACGCCTCCTTCACCGTGCCGGGCACCGTCGTGACCGCCGTCTTCGGCTGTGTGCTCTTCGGGCTGCCGCTGACCCACCTCTGGGTGCTCGCCGCCGTGATCCCGCTCGCCGGGGCCGCGCTCGCCGGCCTGGGCGCCGCGCTGGGGCTGCTCGCCCCGCGCCCGGAACTGGCCACCGTGCTGGGACAGCTCGGCATGTCGGCGGCGCTGCTGCTGGGCGTGCTGCCGGCCGACCGGATGCCGGGCTTCGTCCAGTTCGCCCGGGACCTGCTGCCGTCGACGTACGGCGTGGAGGCTTTCGCGCGGACGTTCGGGCCGAACCCCGACTGGGCGTTCGTGCTCGGGAACCTC